A single genomic interval of Luteolibacter yonseiensis harbors:
- a CDS encoding prenyltransferase/squalene oxidase repeat-containing protein translates to MVKTSVRLLASLVLLASFPAATAQEVPGRPEETIPAQVELMYERGLQYLAKSQNEKGSWNDPVGGEPGVVGLCVAAFLAHGEDANNGRYAKNIRLGIDYILSQQNDKNGYIGSSMYNHGFATKALAECYGVLDNPKIAPALKKAVDLIISAQKRNRFNAWRYTPDSHDADTTVTGCQMVTLFAARNAGIGVPDEVIKKGLAYLATCRGKDGDYGYTSSSGGKPTLTAIGSLCYSLAKEKESKGYQASLAYLKKNMDYRDRYYPYYYEYYMAQALFHADEAAWREWNTRNIRYMSTIQSQDGSFPGNQGPSFNTAGALLSFALNYRYLPIYEK, encoded by the coding sequence ATGGTGAAAACGTCCGTCAGGCTGCTGGCTTCCCTGGTGCTCCTGGCATCCTTTCCGGCCGCGACGGCGCAGGAGGTGCCGGGCCGTCCGGAAGAAACCATTCCCGCCCAGGTGGAGCTGATGTACGAGCGCGGCCTGCAATACCTCGCGAAGAGCCAGAACGAAAAAGGCTCCTGGAACGACCCCGTGGGTGGGGAGCCCGGCGTCGTGGGCCTCTGTGTGGCTGCGTTCCTCGCCCACGGCGAGGATGCCAACAACGGGCGCTATGCGAAGAACATCCGCCTCGGCATCGACTACATCCTTTCCCAGCAGAACGACAAGAACGGCTACATCGGTTCCAGCATGTACAACCACGGCTTCGCCACCAAGGCGCTGGCCGAGTGCTACGGCGTGCTGGACAATCCGAAGATCGCCCCGGCGCTGAAGAAGGCGGTGGACCTCATCATCAGCGCGCAAAAACGCAACCGGTTCAACGCCTGGCGCTACACTCCGGACAGCCACGATGCGGACACCACGGTCACGGGTTGCCAGATGGTCACGCTGTTCGCCGCGAGAAACGCGGGCATCGGCGTGCCGGACGAGGTGATCAAGAAGGGGCTCGCCTATCTGGCCACCTGCCGAGGCAAGGATGGCGACTATGGTTACACCTCTTCCTCGGGTGGCAAGCCGACCCTGACGGCGATCGGATCGCTCTGCTATTCCCTCGCGAAGGAAAAGGAGTCCAAGGGCTATCAGGCAAGCCTCGCCTACTTGAAAAAGAACATGGATTACCGGGACCGCTACTATCCGTATTATTACGAATACTACATGGCCCAGGCGCTGTTCCATGCGGACGAGGCTGCATGGCGCGAATGGAACACCCGCAACATCCGCTACATGTCCACCATCCAGTCGCAGGACGGCTCGTTCCCCGGAAACCAGGGGCCGTCGTTCAACACCGCCGGCGCGCTGCTGTCGTTCGCGCTCAACTACCGCTATCTGCCGATTTACGAAAAATGA